A genomic region of Pseudoalteromonas piscicida contains the following coding sequences:
- the yejK gene encoding nucleoid-associated protein YejK, with protein MSVEVKKLVVHYVDKQDEDTEIHLRDDEMQINDKVNVFIEQLHHAYNGKPGKGFCAFSGEKSSVVASAMQSYRNNELNFWNLTQEATNVLKEELNKYAFHETGYLVFCHYQYVASNFIMIALINIKEHYTITSDLDLSAAKHLDISRMQLAARIDLDAWDTAAEENRYISFIKGRAGRKVADFFLDFLGCEEGIDPKQQSQIMLHAVEDYLSTQQFEKSEKDDIRKEIFDYCNDCVSSGEDADVNTLSETLSKSADVKFEDFYKEQGYELEESFPVDKKTVTSMVKFSGLGGGVSVGFERKHLGERVIYDAATDTLTIKGVPPNLKDQIERYYNDES; from the coding sequence ATGAGCGTTGAGGTAAAAAAACTAGTTGTTCACTATGTAGACAAACAAGACGAAGATACCGAAATACATCTACGTGACGATGAAATGCAAATCAATGACAAAGTTAATGTTTTCATTGAACAATTGCATCATGCCTACAATGGCAAACCGGGTAAAGGGTTCTGTGCTTTTAGCGGCGAAAAAAGCAGTGTGGTCGCGTCTGCGATGCAGAGTTATCGAAATAATGAGCTTAACTTTTGGAATTTAACCCAAGAAGCAACCAACGTGCTTAAAGAAGAGCTTAATAAATATGCATTTCATGAAACTGGGTATCTAGTGTTTTGTCATTATCAGTATGTTGCCAGCAATTTTATTATGATTGCACTGATTAATATTAAAGAACATTACACAATTACCTCAGACTTAGACTTATCCGCAGCAAAACACTTAGATATTTCACGTATGCAATTGGCTGCGAGAATCGATTTAGATGCTTGGGATACGGCCGCAGAAGAAAACCGTTATATTTCCTTCATTAAGGGGCGTGCGGGTCGAAAAGTTGCTGATTTCTTTTTAGATTTTCTTGGTTGTGAAGAGGGGATCGATCCAAAGCAGCAATCGCAAATTATGTTACACGCGGTTGAGGATTATTTGTCTACACAGCAATTTGAAAAGTCTGAAAAAGACGACATCCGCAAGGAAATTTTTGATTACTGTAACGACTGTGTTTCAAGCGGTGAGGACGCAGATGTTAATACACTGTCCGAGACGCTTTCGAAGTCTGCAGACGTGAAGTTTGAAGACTTTTATAAAGAGCAGGGCTATGAGCTGGAAGAAAGCTTTCCTGTCGATAAAAAGACAGTAACAAGTATGGTGAAATTTTCTGGGCTTGGCGGTGGAGTAAGCGTTGGCTTTGAACGGAAGCATTTGGGTGAGCGGGTTATTTATGATGCTGCGACTGATACGCTTACGATTAAAGGTGTACCGCCTAACTTGAAGGACCAAATTGAACGTTATTATAACGATGAATCTTAG
- a CDS encoding YejL family protein, with translation MPIQSKYSNKQVEEIVDQLVNVLSSQNAPVDLSLMCLGNSITHILKEHVPESKRQSVAENFAKALTQSVK, from the coding sequence ATGCCTATCCAATCAAAGTATTCCAATAAACAAGTAGAAGAAATTGTTGACCAATTAGTTAATGTATTAAGCTCGCAAAACGCACCAGTTGATCTCAGCTTAATGTGTTTGGGTAATTCTATCACGCACATTCTAAAAGAACATGTTCCAGAGAGTAAGAGACAATCTGTTGCCGAAAATTTTGCCAAAGCACTTACACAATCAGTAAAGTAA